In one Corallococcus sp. EGB genomic region, the following are encoded:
- a CDS encoding DUF6268 family outer membrane beta-barrel protein gives MRRRLLAPVLAWCAVAVLLLGTPAGAQTQADRLYLSYGISGGGSLEAGGGVHVKERRTLELRVPLPPLVLGRTYLLPSVGYETRWIGADVPDAGPDSVERQFHRIQLGLTAVRPVAPRWLLVGGVTASTRTDFQSSFDLTLDTSWVAFAMARYQFEDSPGLGLTFGLVALWPFDKLPVVPMLSLTYNQGPYILEVGLPRLTLLRRLGDSVELGLVGALDMQVLRTRFEPELQAMGASYLRETQVRVGPTVNVHLGRDLWLSSSVGLSLINDYALLDRERNSLEVPGLDMGPAPYGRVVLGWRPRPPARAKSARPAP, from the coding sequence GTGCGACGGCGACTCCTGGCCCCGGTCCTGGCCTGGTGCGCCGTGGCGGTGCTGCTGCTGGGCACCCCGGCCGGAGCCCAGACGCAGGCGGACCGGCTCTACCTGAGCTACGGCATCTCCGGAGGAGGCTCGCTGGAGGCGGGCGGCGGGGTCCACGTCAAGGAGCGCCGGACGCTGGAGCTGCGCGTGCCGCTGCCGCCGCTCGTCCTGGGGCGCACGTACCTGTTGCCGTCGGTGGGCTACGAGACGCGGTGGATTGGCGCGGACGTGCCCGATGCCGGGCCGGACTCGGTGGAACGGCAGTTCCACCGCATCCAATTGGGGCTCACGGCCGTCCGTCCGGTGGCGCCGCGCTGGTTGCTGGTGGGCGGCGTGACGGCCAGCACCCGCACGGACTTCCAGTCCTCCTTCGACCTCACGCTGGACACGTCGTGGGTGGCGTTCGCGATGGCCCGCTACCAGTTCGAGGACTCGCCGGGGCTTGGGCTGACGTTCGGGCTGGTCGCGCTGTGGCCCTTCGACAAGCTGCCGGTGGTGCCCATGCTGAGCCTGACCTACAACCAGGGCCCGTACATCCTGGAGGTGGGCCTGCCCCGGCTCACGCTGCTGCGCAGGCTGGGCGACTCGGTGGAATTGGGGCTGGTGGGGGCGCTGGACATGCAGGTGCTCCGCACCCGCTTCGAACCCGAGCTGCAGGCGATGGGCGCCAGCTACCTGCGCGAGACGCAGGTGCGCGTGGGGCCCACCGTCAACGTCCACCTGGGCCGCGACCTGTGGCTGAGCTCGTCGGTGGGCCTGTCGTTGATCAACGACTACGCGCTGCTGGACCGCGAGCGCAACAGCCTGGAGGTCCCCGGGCTGGACATGGGGCCCGCGCCGTATGGCCGCGTCGTCCTCGGCTGGCGGCCCCGTCCCCCGGCGAGGGCGAAGAGCGCGCGCCCGGCGCCCTGA
- a CDS encoding DUF1015 family protein → MARVLPFSALLTSLGSSLEPGDGPPRGNAAPLPTHVRPLLEAANPSAELRRLRDSGGLLKDARPALYVVELHGPAGRFSGPPVRYLLCALTPDAVPSLEQDPYRPRAWEVEPAVTLVADDHGALRALLAEAAERGISVWKGQYDGNPVSLLRIEPSPVSKRLQAVLDEAPMRPLAALSEQGQTLAAVVPLSEPGLELCPIHRALKGVETFQEDTFLTLVSAYARVMELDAPLTTPAGLSAARERLATLVPGQHAVLLVLPGGRGRILRFRQGLDLAHLKGAPRNPTLRSLDLALLNTLVLRTVLGIQEPEASGHPQVFPVQGLEALVAGVEAGTFQAGFALNPPPVWEVRAVMEAQATLPPRTLRVEPRVPAGLLFLDPEV, encoded by the coding sequence ATGGCGCGCGTCCTCCCGTTCTCGGCCCTCCTGACCTCGCTGGGCTCCTCCCTGGAGCCCGGGGATGGTCCTCCTCGCGGCAACGCGGCCCCGCTGCCCACGCACGTTCGGCCCCTGCTGGAGGCCGCCAACCCGAGCGCGGAGCTGCGCCGGCTCCGGGACTCGGGCGGGCTGTTGAAGGACGCGCGCCCCGCCCTCTACGTCGTGGAGCTGCACGGCCCTGCGGGCCGCTTCTCTGGCCCCCCGGTGCGCTACCTCCTGTGCGCGCTGACGCCGGACGCGGTGCCGTCGCTGGAGCAGGACCCCTACCGTCCCCGCGCGTGGGAGGTGGAGCCCGCCGTCACCCTGGTGGCGGATGACCACGGCGCCCTTCGCGCCCTGCTGGCGGAGGCCGCCGAGCGCGGCATCTCCGTCTGGAAGGGGCAGTACGACGGCAACCCGGTGTCGCTCCTGCGCATCGAACCGTCCCCGGTGTCCAAGCGCCTGCAGGCCGTGCTGGACGAGGCCCCCATGCGGCCCCTGGCGGCCCTGAGCGAGCAGGGCCAGACGCTGGCGGCGGTGGTGCCCCTGTCCGAGCCCGGCCTGGAGCTCTGTCCCATCCACCGCGCGTTGAAGGGCGTGGAGACCTTCCAGGAGGACACCTTCCTCACCCTGGTGTCCGCCTATGCACGGGTGATGGAGCTGGACGCGCCCCTCACCACGCCCGCGGGGCTGTCCGCGGCGCGCGAGCGGCTGGCCACGCTGGTACCCGGACAGCACGCGGTGCTGCTGGTGCTGCCGGGAGGCCGGGGCCGCATCCTACGCTTCCGTCAGGGACTGGACCTGGCGCACCTGAAGGGCGCGCCGCGAAACCCCACGCTGCGCAGCCTGGACCTGGCGCTGCTCAACACGCTGGTGCTGCGCACGGTGCTGGGCATCCAGGAGCCGGAGGCCTCCGGGCATCCGCAGGTGTTCCCCGTTCAGGGCCTGGAGGCGCTGGTGGCGGGAGTGGAGGCCGGCACGTTCCAGGCGGGCTTCGCGCTCAACCCTCCGCCCGTGTGGGAGGTGCGGGCGGTGATGGAGGCCCAGGCCACGCTGCCCCCGCGCACCCTGCGCGTGGAGCCACGTGTGCCAGCGGGGTTGCTCTTCCTGGATCCAGAAGTCTGA
- a CDS encoding tRNA1(Val) (adenine(37)-N6)-methyltransferase: MRALTGTAQDWPRRVRLRLEPGPGETLDAICGGDVQVLQRRDGYRFTLDPVLLAHFAVFEAGAHRGRLLDLGTGCGIIPLVLARRLGRADITALELQPGLFSLAERNVYLNRCEGAVTLVQGDLRHVADTFPASSFGHVLCNPPYRARTAGQSNLSREKALARHEIACELPDVVRAAAYLLVPRGGLCMVYPASRFSELVSVLRTLQLEPRTVRMVHPRADRPAKLVLLHAVKNGRADLTVLPPLVVHADSDAAFTDEVNAMVG, encoded by the coding sequence GTGCGTGCGCTGACCGGCACCGCGCAGGATTGGCCCCGCCGGGTGCGGCTGCGGTTGGAGCCTGGCCCGGGGGAGACGCTCGACGCCATCTGCGGCGGCGACGTGCAGGTGCTCCAGCGCAGGGACGGCTACCGCTTCACGCTGGATCCCGTCCTGCTCGCGCACTTCGCGGTGTTCGAGGCGGGGGCTCACCGGGGGCGGCTGCTCGACCTGGGCACCGGCTGCGGCATCATCCCGCTGGTGCTGGCGCGAAGGCTGGGGCGCGCGGACATCACCGCGCTGGAACTGCAGCCGGGCCTGTTCTCCCTGGCCGAGCGCAACGTGTACTTGAACCGCTGCGAGGGCGCGGTGACGCTGGTGCAGGGCGACCTGCGGCACGTGGCGGACACGTTTCCCGCGAGCAGCTTCGGCCACGTGCTGTGCAATCCGCCCTACCGCGCCCGCACCGCGGGCCAGAGCAACCTGTCCCGGGAGAAGGCGCTCGCGCGGCACGAGATTGCCTGCGAGCTGCCGGACGTGGTGCGCGCGGCGGCGTACCTGCTGGTGCCTCGCGGCGGGCTGTGCATGGTGTACCCGGCGTCGCGCTTCAGTGAACTGGTGTCGGTGCTGCGCACGCTTCAACTGGAGCCGCGCACGGTGCGCATGGTGCACCCGCGCGCGGACCGGCCCGCGAAGCTGGTGCTGCTGCACGCGGTGAAGAACGGCCGGGCGGACCTCACCGTGCTGCCGCCGCTCGTGGTCCACGCGGACTCGGACGCGGCCTTCACGGATGAGGTCAACGCCATGGTGGGCTGA
- a CDS encoding fused MFS/spermidine synthase produces the protein MNARVVRVAPLLFGSGLCALIYQTVWVREFRLIFGASTAASAAVLAIFMAGLGLGSALLGARADRQAKPLAFYANLELLIAASAALSPFLVEAVRAIYIALGGTPVMGLGLGTVVRLVLSLLVLAVPTVLMGGTLPAAARAVLSDEDPHRRDLALLYGVNTLGAVTGAAASTFLLLEVLGNRTTLWSACLLNALVAITARSVSRSLESAAPAATATPAEPVAAAPVTPAAPVADVGTLPPRGFVLVAAAVVGFAFLLMELVWYRMLGPLLGGTTFTFGLILALALLGIGLGGAAYAVFFRQRPATLQGFALTCAAEAVLMAVPFALGDRLAILAVLLRPLGGLGLAGMAMGWTFITSIVVLPAAFVSGVQFPLLLALIGRGRQDAGQQVGQVYAWNTGGSIVGSLAGGFGVLPLLTAPVTWQAVAGILAALGLGASILSFQRERQRGALVAPVLATVLAVVLLAAQGPTAVWRHSGVGAGRSGLHEPDAQDIDRFQRARRAGVTWEHEGVESSVALADDDGLSFIVNGKVDGNSIGDAPTQVMSGLVGALLHPAPRTSLVIGLGTGSTAGWLGKVPDMERVDVVEIEPAILEVARRCHAVNGDVMNNPKVHTSFGDAREVLLTTPQRYDIIFSEPSNPYRAGISSLFTREFYQAAKQRLAEGGLFLQWLQAYEVDALTVQSAYATLSSEFTAVETWQTLSGDLLLVASMQPPTYDLQAMRRRISQEPYRSALRSVWRTDEVEGVLAHFVATAALAKRAAEDGANMINTDDLSSMEFAFARSLGRTAFFSTLDLRSAARRLGADRLAFTGGTPDWNRVEELRVWLGYNAPGPMSEQVGAYKGFVSAALAGQDAAVLSQWQHLKQVPRGPREQYTLARALVMTGHPEAPAALRSLGESLPTEADMLEALYLEAQRQDAAAAATLERAFARLREDPWPVGPLIEAALDSSLRLGVRSPELARRLYTALDQPFAASVATAHRKLIRAKLAVAAGGMKMCAEGLAPLEPHVPWNRSLLLARAECYAQWGDARAGAAREDLERFLAQVPAPFLEDVEAEGASPHGTPEQKSPPTTTAPAGQ, from the coding sequence ATGAACGCACGCGTGGTGAGGGTGGCTCCCCTCCTCTTCGGTTCGGGGCTTTGCGCGCTGATCTACCAGACGGTGTGGGTGCGGGAGTTCCGCCTCATCTTCGGCGCTTCGACCGCCGCGTCGGCCGCCGTGCTCGCCATCTTCATGGCGGGGCTGGGGCTGGGCAGCGCGCTCCTGGGCGCGCGGGCGGACCGGCAGGCGAAGCCGCTGGCCTTCTACGCGAACCTGGAGCTGCTCATCGCCGCGAGCGCCGCGCTGAGCCCCTTCCTCGTGGAGGCGGTGCGCGCCATCTACATCGCCCTGGGCGGCACGCCGGTGATGGGACTGGGGCTGGGCACCGTCGTGCGGCTGGTGCTGTCGCTGCTGGTGCTCGCGGTGCCCACGGTGCTCATGGGCGGCACGCTGCCGGCCGCCGCGCGCGCGGTGCTGTCGGATGAGGATCCGCACCGCCGCGACCTCGCGCTGCTCTACGGCGTCAACACGCTGGGCGCAGTGACGGGCGCGGCGGCGTCCACGTTCCTCCTGCTGGAGGTGCTGGGCAACCGCACCACGCTCTGGTCCGCGTGTCTGCTCAACGCGCTCGTGGCCATCACCGCGCGCTCCGTGAGCCGCTCCCTGGAGTCCGCCGCTCCGGCCGCCACCGCCACCCCCGCCGAACCCGTCGCCGCCGCTCCCGTGACGCCCGCTGCCCCCGTGGCCGACGTGGGCACGCTGCCGCCCCGGGGCTTCGTGCTCGTGGCCGCCGCCGTGGTGGGCTTCGCGTTCCTGCTGATGGAGCTGGTCTGGTACCGGATGCTCGGGCCGCTGCTGGGCGGCACCACCTTCACCTTCGGCCTCATCCTCGCCCTGGCGCTCCTGGGCATCGGGCTGGGCGGCGCCGCGTATGCCGTCTTCTTCCGCCAGCGCCCCGCCACGCTGCAAGGCTTCGCGCTCACCTGCGCCGCGGAGGCCGTGCTGATGGCCGTGCCGTTCGCGCTGGGGGACCGGCTGGCCATCCTCGCCGTGCTGCTGCGCCCGCTGGGAGGCCTGGGCCTGGCCGGCATGGCGATGGGTTGGACGTTCATCACCTCCATCGTGGTGCTGCCCGCTGCTTTCGTGTCCGGCGTGCAGTTCCCGCTGCTCCTGGCGCTCATCGGGCGCGGCCGGCAGGACGCGGGCCAGCAGGTGGGGCAGGTGTACGCGTGGAACACGGGCGGGTCCATCGTGGGCTCGCTCGCGGGCGGCTTCGGGGTGCTTCCGCTGCTGACTGCGCCGGTGACGTGGCAGGCCGTGGCGGGCATCCTCGCCGCGCTGGGGCTGGGCGCCTCCATCCTCTCCTTCCAGCGGGAGCGCCAGCGGGGCGCGCTCGTGGCGCCGGTGCTGGCCACTGTTCTCGCCGTGGTGCTGCTCGCCGCGCAGGGGCCCACGGCCGTATGGCGCCACTCCGGAGTGGGCGCAGGCCGCTCTGGGTTGCACGAGCCCGACGCCCAGGACATCGACCGGTTCCAACGCGCCCGTCGCGCCGGCGTCACCTGGGAACACGAAGGCGTGGAGAGCAGCGTCGCGCTCGCGGATGACGACGGCCTCAGCTTCATCGTCAACGGCAAGGTGGACGGCAACTCCATTGGCGACGCTCCCACCCAGGTCATGTCGGGGCTCGTCGGCGCGCTGCTGCACCCGGCGCCGCGCACATCTCTCGTCATCGGCCTGGGCACGGGCAGCACCGCGGGCTGGCTGGGCAAGGTGCCGGACATGGAGCGCGTGGACGTGGTGGAGATTGAACCCGCCATCCTGGAGGTCGCTCGCCGCTGCCACGCGGTGAACGGGGACGTGATGAACAACCCGAAGGTGCACACCTCCTTCGGCGACGCGCGAGAGGTTCTGCTCACCACCCCCCAGCGCTACGACATCATCTTCTCCGAGCCCTCCAACCCGTACCGGGCCGGCATCTCCAGCCTCTTTACGCGCGAGTTCTACCAGGCGGCGAAGCAGCGGCTGGCCGAAGGGGGGCTGTTCCTGCAATGGCTCCAGGCCTATGAGGTGGACGCCCTCACCGTCCAGAGCGCCTATGCCACGCTGTCCTCGGAGTTCACGGCCGTGGAGACCTGGCAGACGCTGAGCGGAGACCTGCTGCTTGTCGCCTCCATGCAGCCGCCGACGTACGACCTGCAGGCCATGCGCCGCCGCATCTCCCAGGAGCCCTACCGCTCCGCGCTGCGCTCCGTGTGGCGGACGGATGAAGTGGAGGGCGTGCTGGCGCACTTCGTCGCGACCGCGGCGCTGGCGAAGCGGGCGGCGGAGGACGGCGCGAACATGATCAACACGGACGACCTGTCCTCCATGGAGTTCGCCTTCGCGCGAAGCCTGGGCCGGACCGCCTTCTTCTCCACACTGGACCTGCGCAGCGCTGCGCGGCGGCTCGGGGCGGACCGGCTGGCGTTCACGGGTGGCACCCCGGACTGGAACCGCGTGGAGGAGCTGCGCGTGTGGCTGGGGTACAACGCCCCCGGCCCCATGTCCGAGCAGGTCGGCGCCTACAAGGGCTTCGTCAGCGCCGCGCTGGCGGGCCAGGACGCCGCGGTGCTGTCACAGTGGCAGCACCTGAAACAGGTGCCCCGCGGCCCGCGAGAGCAATACACGCTGGCTCGCGCCCTGGTGATGACCGGCCACCCGGAGGCGCCCGCGGCCTTGCGATCCCTGGGGGAAAGCCTCCCGACGGAGGCGGACATGCTGGAGGCCCTGTACCTGGAGGCACAGCGGCAGGACGCCGCGGCGGCCGCGACCCTGGAACGCGCGTTCGCGCGGCTGCGGGAGGATCCGTGGCCGGTGGGGCCGCTCATCGAGGCGGCCCTCGACTCCTCGCTCCGGCTGGGCGTGCGTTCACCGGAGCTGGCCCGACGGCTCTATACAGCACTCGATCAGCCCTTCGCGGCCAGCGTTGCCACCGCCCATCGGAAGTTGATCCGCGCGAAGCTCGCGGTCGCAGCGGGAGGCATGAAGATGTGCGCGGAGGGCCTCGCCCCCTTGGAGCCGCACGTCCCCTGGAACCGCTCCCTGCTGTTGGCGCGCGCCGAGTGCTATGCCCAGTGGGGTGACGCGCGGGCAGGAGCGGCACGCGAGGACCTGGAGCGCTTCCTGGCCCAGGTGCCCGCCCCCTTCCTGGAAGACGTCGAAGCGGAAGGAGCATCCCCGCACGGAACGCCGGAGCAGAAGTCGCCGCCGACCACGACCGCACCGGCGGGCCAGTAG